CCGTCGATGGCAGCAAGTTCAAGCGCAACCGCAAGGAGACGATCTCGATAGCCTCCCCAAAGTGCCAACAATTTTGCTTCCTTGGCCATGTCGCCAAGTGCATCGCCAAACTCTCGATAGTCCTCGCAAAAGAAATCGGGCCGATTCATATCTTCATTCCCTAGGCTGCAAGGGTAATAAGCGCAAGCGCGTGCGGTTCGGATCGACAGTGACCAATGCGCCTTCTTCAAGCTCGGCGGCCATTTGCCGTAAGGCAATGACAATCTGCTTACCAATCACGTCTGGGCTGATATCCTCAGCGCGAATCTGCACCACGCTAGGCTTCTCACCATGAGTGGCAGCAAGGATCGCACCAAAGTCCAGATCATGAGTGAGCACCATGTAGTTGTTTGCGCTGGCATAGGCCATGATTTCCAAGTCTTGCGCGTTGTAGGCACCCAACGTTGACCAGTGTGCCGCCTCGATCCCTGCATCAGCCAGCACATCGACCCAGCGCGGCGACAGGTTCATATCAACAAGCAGTTTCATACGATAGCAAGCATGATCTCCCGTTCATCTGCGCGCCATGCGGCATAGCGAAGCGCCTGCATGATGTCGTCGTGTTC
This is a stretch of genomic DNA from Xylella fastidiosa. It encodes these proteins:
- a CDS encoding DUF5615 family PIN-like protein, producing MKLLVDMNLSPRWVDVLADAGIEAAHWSTLGAYNAQDLEIMAYASANNYMVLTHDLDFGAILAATHGEKPSVVQIRAEDISPDVIGKQIVIALRQMAAELEEGALVTVDPNRTRLRLLPLQPRE